The genomic stretch CTGCAGCAAGAACTGGTAAGACAGCATTTTTTGCACCTTCTACACGAACTGTGCCTTGAAGCTGTTTCCCGCCACGGACAATGATTTTATCCAAACTTTTCCCCTCCGTGTCCTAAAATAGATCTATCAATATTCTACTGTTATAATCGGTGTTCCAAGAATAATTGTCGTTGATTTATCAACATTGTTTTCACGAATTGCAATTTGTAAATTTATTTTTTTGCCATTTGCAACCAAAGCGTCATTCCACTGTTCAGTATATGCTGAAACAGAGACGAATGCCCCTTCTTTTATTTCTTCAATTTTTGTTGCTTTGAAAGTCCCCAAAAAATCATTTTTTATACCCTGCAAAACACCTTCAAGTTTACCACCCATTGTCCCCTTTATACAAGTAAAAATAGTAGGTTCCTTACTAAAAATATTTTCCATTGAATTCTTTATAAGACTTTTTGTTTCTTTTTCAGCGTGTTGGTCCCATTTAGTCCCACTCAGTTCATAAATTACATAGCTGCTATTACTGCTAGTAGATGTTACCACAATTCTTTCTGTGATTGACTTATGGTTAAATGTACCAATTATTTTATTACCATTATCTGTATAAGTCCATTTAAAATTTTTAAATTTTTCTTTATAATCACCGATTATTTTAGTCACTGAAGTATTCATTTTAGCTTCTCGTGCATACAAATTCCAACTTGTAATCGAAATGTCTTTTTTATTTAATACATCTGCAAAACGGTCCAATTGGCCTACTCCCGTGTCAGCCATACCGATTTTACCCCAATTAAAAAATAATACCGAAGCAAAAGCAATCATCATTATTAATAAAAATATCGTTTTTTTCATAAAAAATCCCCTCTCTCTTACCTCCATTTTTCACAGGTAAAGAGGGGTTTATACGGTGTTTTATAACATACTTTTTGACAAATTATTTCAATAAATATGAAATGTTTTTTGCATATTGAAGGTAGTCTAAGAAGAAACTACTTACAGCAGAAGAAATTGTAATTGTTAATAACACCATAAAAAGTCGAATTTGGGCGACATGACCTTTTTTCATAATACTTTCCCATTTAATTGCTGTTATTGCCCACCAAGTTAAAATAATGAAAAGTAAATGGACAATAATTGCTAATGCCGCTTCTGTCCCAACTAAAGCTTCCATTTTTATGCCCTCTTTTCGTTCGTCTTTTAAATAATTTTGTTCTTAATTGCAAATTAAAAAGTGTAGGAATAATCCTACACTTTTTAATCTAAGTTTATTTTACGCCATAAAGAAATCTTTCACAATGTCTAGCTTATGAAATACATCTAAAGCTAAAGATGGTTTTATACCTAATACAATCGTTAAGACTGCACAAACTATAACAACGAAAAGATGTGTCTTTGGCAATACTATTTTACGCTCTTCACCACTTCTAAAGAAAATATTTTGAAGGATGCCAAAATAGTAAAAGTAAGAGACAACTGTAGTTAAAAGTAAAATTCCACCTAATACGAAATATCCTTTTTCTAGGACAAAAGCCCCCATGAAAATATTTAACTTTCCAATAAATCCTGCAGTTAATGGAATCCCTGCTAACGATAAAACGAATATTGACATGATAACCGCTAAAAACGGATTTGTTTTACCTAGACCAGCAAATGAAGAAAGTGAATCTGATCCTCTTTGTTGTTGTACATTATAAACAATTGTTAAAATTCCGATTGTCATAAATGTATATGCCAATAAATAGAACCAAATACTCTCAAACATAAATAGGGAAATACTTACAAACGCAACTAGAACGTATCCTCCATGTGCAATACCTGAGTATGCAAGTATTCGTTTTAGACTGCTTTGTTTTAAAGCAATTGTATTACCTATTATCATTGATAGCGCGGCTAACGTAGCAATAACCGGCTGCATTACTTCAAATATTGATTTATGTTCCTTCGTCAATAACGCACCTGTAAAGATCACTAAGAAAATGCGTAGTACGATGATAAACCCACCTGTTTTTGAAACGGTAGCTAAAAATGCTGTTACTGGAGTTGGAGCACCCTCATAAACATCTGGAGCCCACATATGGAATGGTACAGATGCAAGTTTAAATGATAATCCAACAAATACTAGAACGAATGCTAGAATTAATAAAAACTCATTACTACTCGGTACTCCTTGAGAAAGCAACGTATGCATTTCTGAAATGTTAGTCGTACCTGTTAAGCCGTAAGTATAGCTTAAACCGAATAATGTGATTGCCGTCGAAATACCACCGTTAATTACATACTTGAGTGCAGCCTCTGAAGAACCTTCTCTTCTCTTTTGAATCCCAACTAAAATGTAAGATGAGATTGAAAGTAGCTCTAGCCCAACAAATAATGTAATTAAATCACTACTTGAAGCCATATACATCGCGCCAATTAAGGCAGTGATAAATAACGTATAGTATTCTGATCGCTCTGCAATTGTTTTATCTCCTAAAGCA from Arthrobacter citreus encodes the following:
- a CDS encoding YwmB family TATA-box binding protein; this translates as MKKTIFLLIMMIAFASVLFFNWGKIGMADTGVGQLDRFADVLNKKDISITSWNLYAREAKMNTSVTKIIGDYKEKFKNFKWTYTDNGNKIIGTFNHKSITERIVVTSTSSNSSYVIYELSGTKWDQHAEKETKSLIKNSMENIFSKEPTIFTCIKGTMGGKLEGVLQGIKNDFLGTFKATKIEEIKEGAFVSVSAYTEQWNDALVANGKKINLQIAIRENNVDKSTTIILGTPIITVEY
- a CDS encoding DUF1146 domain-containing protein produces the protein MEALVGTEAALAIIVHLLFIILTWWAITAIKWESIMKKGHVAQIRLFMVLLTITISSAVSSFFLDYLQYAKNISYLLK
- the nuoN gene encoding NADH-quinone oxidoreductase subunit NuoN, encoding MTWKALSGFQWGTMGPEIILVAAALLLLILELLLPKNVNRKIVGWIGLLSVVGSFVWLITLYSHKHTSLLAGSFKLDSFGLLFKSVLLIGAILVLLLALGDKTIAERSEYYTLFITALIGAMYMASSSDLITLFVGLELLSISSYILVGIQKRREGSSEAALKYVINGGISTAITLFGLSYTYGLTGTTNISEMHTLLSQGVPSSNEFLLILAFVLVFVGLSFKLASVPFHMWAPDVYEGAPTPVTAFLATVSKTGGFIIVLRIFLVIFTGALLTKEHKSIFEVMQPVIATLAALSMIIGNTIALKQSSLKRILAYSGIAHGGYVLVAFVSISLFMFESIWFYLLAYTFMTIGILTIVYNVQQQRGSDSLSSFAGLGKTNPFLAVIMSIFVLSLAGIPLTAGFIGKLNIFMGAFVLEKGYFVLGGILLLTTVVSYFYYFGILQNIFFRSGEERKIVLPKTHLFVVIVCAVLTIVLGIKPSLALDVFHKLDIVKDFFMA